The following proteins come from a genomic window of Pseudomonas sp. WJP1:
- a CDS encoding LysE family transporter yields MELQTWLAFFAACWVISLSPGAGAIASMSSGLQYGFWRGYWNALGLQLGLAVQIAIVGAGVGAILTASATAFYAIKWFGVAYLVFLAIKQWRALPSDMSDDAAVRQIGKPMALVFRGFLVNISNPKALVFMLAVLPQFIDPHAPLLIQYVIIGVTMVCVDLVVMAGYTGLASKVLRMLRTPKQQRRMNRTFAGLFIGAAAFMATLRKVAV; encoded by the coding sequence ATGGAGCTTCAAACATGGCTGGCGTTTTTTGCCGCCTGCTGGGTGATCAGCCTGTCTCCCGGTGCCGGCGCCATTGCGTCGATGTCCAGTGGTCTGCAGTACGGTTTCTGGCGTGGTTACTGGAACGCCCTGGGCCTGCAATTGGGCCTTGCGGTGCAGATTGCGATTGTCGGCGCCGGTGTTGGCGCGATTCTTACGGCATCCGCCACCGCCTTCTATGCGATCAAATGGTTCGGCGTGGCCTACCTGGTTTTTCTCGCCATCAAACAATGGCGTGCGCTGCCCAGCGACATGAGCGATGACGCGGCTGTCCGGCAGATTGGCAAGCCGATGGCCCTGGTGTTCCGAGGCTTTCTGGTGAACATCAGCAACCCCAAGGCGTTGGTGTTCATGCTGGCGGTGTTGCCGCAGTTCATCGATCCGCACGCGCCACTGCTGATCCAGTACGTGATCATCGGTGTCACCATGGTCTGCGTGGATCTGGTCGTCATGGCCGGTTACACCGGGCTGGCTTCCAAGGTGCTGCGTATGTTGCGCACACCGAAACAGCAAAGGCGCATGAACCGTACCTTTGCCGGACTGTTCATCGGCGCGGCGGCGTTCATGGCCACCCTGCGCAAAGTCGCGGTTTGA
- a CDS encoding mechanosensitive ion channel family protein, producing MEAFKLPLPAMWVEPIWLGVQILLILLAGYIAQRFVAKCLTRLGERYPFPPQLLMPLRGGLRWLIMGSALIFVLERLGVSATVLWTALSGFVAVAAVAFFAMWSVLSNLLCAILIFTVGPFRLGDVVELVDTTDKPGVKGRVIAINLLYTTLIEAEELGTGSAMVQVPNSLFFQRSVRRWRGSDVFPSSGFEK from the coding sequence ATGGAGGCCTTCAAGCTGCCGCTGCCGGCGATGTGGGTCGAGCCGATCTGGCTCGGCGTGCAAATCCTGCTGATCCTGCTGGCCGGTTACATCGCCCAACGCTTCGTTGCCAAGTGCCTGACCCGCCTCGGTGAGCGTTACCCGTTCCCGCCACAATTGCTGATGCCGCTGCGTGGCGGGCTGCGCTGGCTGATCATGGGCAGTGCGCTGATCTTCGTGCTGGAGCGTCTGGGGGTTTCGGCCACGGTGCTCTGGACCGCGCTGTCGGGGTTTGTCGCGGTGGCGGCGGTGGCGTTTTTCGCCATGTGGAGCGTGCTCTCCAATCTGTTGTGCGCGATCCTGATCTTCACCGTCGGGCCGTTTCGCCTGGGTGATGTGGTCGAGTTGGTGGACACCACCGACAAACCCGGCGTCAAAGGCCGGGTGATTGCGATCAATCTGCTGTACACCACGTTGATCGAGGCGGAAGAGCTGGGTACTGGTAGCGCGATGGTGCAGGTGCCGAACAGCTTGTTCTTCCAGCGTTCGGTGCGCCGCTGGCGCGGCAGCGATGTGTTTCCTTCGAGCGGGTTTGAGAAATAA